A genomic stretch from Halorhodospira halophila SL1 includes:
- a CDS encoding TsoY family (seleno)protein, producing MFHRLPKDLGENYSPLYWLAALGAGGLTVSFFMWLMFWVPSEGMVPFFEDIAAALQSGHTGLQTAIVLAWAGILAMAFIHFRLLFWNIREHRRFLRTDAYLKNMRGNRTEVQLLAAPLTVAMTINVGFVLGMVFVPGLSAIVEWLFPAAMVAFLVVGGWALRQLGDFWGRVLTESDCDCAADNSLAQALPAFALSMVGVGLAAPAGMSSVPATAAFSLALSSFFLIAAVITGAVMLVLGIRAMMEQNANPISAPSLWIGVPVLTIIGITLVRQTAGIEAHFGAEAGGVQTLGLLTYFLAAQVALLLLGWVVLRRFNYFGRFVVGPERSAGSYTLVCPGVALAVMIHFFTNVGLAHHGVIETYGAAYWALTAIALTVQAATIGLVLQLNRKHFRVDAGSRQQFGASAAGSSS from the coding sequence ATGTTCCATCGACTGCCCAAGGACCTGGGGGAGAATTACTCCCCGCTCTACTGGCTCGCGGCGCTCGGCGCCGGCGGGCTGACCGTGTCGTTCTTCATGTGGCTGATGTTCTGGGTGCCGTCCGAGGGGATGGTGCCGTTCTTCGAGGATATCGCCGCCGCCCTGCAGAGTGGCCACACCGGCCTGCAGACGGCTATCGTGCTGGCCTGGGCGGGCATCCTGGCGATGGCGTTCATCCACTTCCGGCTGCTGTTCTGGAATATCCGCGAGCATCGGCGGTTCCTCAGGACGGATGCCTACCTCAAGAACATGCGCGGCAACCGGACGGAGGTGCAGCTGCTCGCCGCGCCGCTGACCGTGGCCATGACCATCAACGTGGGCTTCGTCCTCGGCATGGTCTTCGTCCCGGGACTGTCGGCCATCGTCGAGTGGCTCTTCCCCGCGGCCATGGTCGCCTTCCTGGTCGTCGGCGGCTGGGCCCTGCGCCAGCTCGGCGATTTCTGGGGCCGGGTGCTTACCGAGAGCGACTGTGATTGCGCCGCCGACAACAGCCTGGCTCAGGCGCTGCCGGCCTTTGCCCTGTCGATGGTGGGCGTCGGCCTGGCGGCACCGGCGGGGATGAGCAGCGTCCCGGCCACGGCGGCGTTCAGTCTGGCGCTGTCCAGCTTCTTCCTCATCGCTGCGGTGATCACCGGCGCGGTCATGCTGGTCCTCGGGATCCGCGCGATGATGGAGCAGAACGCCAATCCGATCAGTGCCCCCAGCCTGTGGATCGGCGTGCCTGTGCTGACCATCATCGGCATCACTCTGGTGCGCCAGACGGCGGGCATCGAGGCCCACTTCGGGGCTGAGGCCGGCGGGGTCCAGACCCTGGGGCTGCTGACCTACTTCCTGGCTGCGCAGGTGGCACTGCTGCTGCTGGGCTGGGTGGTCCTGCGCCGGTTCAACTACTTCGGCCGCTTCGTGGTGGGCCCTGAGCGCTCGGCCGGCTCCTACACGCTGGTCTGCCCGGGGGTGGCGCTGGCGGTGATGATCCACTTCTTCACCAACGTCGGTCTGGCGCACCACGGCGTCATCGAGACCTACGGGGCCGCCTACTGGGCGCTGACGGCCATCGCCCTGACGGTGCAGGCGGCGACGATCGGGCTGGTCCTCCAGCTCAATCGCAAGCACTTCCGGGTGGACGCCGGGTCCCGGCAGCAGTTCGGCGCCTCCGCCGCCGGTTCGTCCTCCTGA
- a CDS encoding ABC transporter ATP-binding protein has product MVEPLLSIRDLQVAFGDAAPAVRGVDLEIAAGETVGLVGESGSGKSVTAHSVLQLLPYPWARHPAGSIRFRGRELLGAPEPVLREHRGGRIGMIFQEPMSSLNPLHTVEKQIRETLLVHRGLDRTAARRRVLTLLEQVQLPDPQRMLTAYPHQLSGGQRQRVMIAMALANEPDLLIADEPTTALDVTVQSQILRLLADLQARLGMALLFITHDLDVIRLVADRVCVMRQGEIVERAEAKRLFSRPEHPYTRQLLAARPAGEPVAADPQAPALLHGEGIRVHFPVRGGLLRRPVDWVRAVDGIDITLRAGQTVAVVGESGSGKSTLGLALLRLERSHGSIRFRGEELQGRTARQLRPYRSALQIVFQDPYGSLSPRMSVGDIVGEGLDLHHPRLGRDERRARIVRVLEEVGLDPETRHRYPHEFSGGQRQRIAIARALVLEPQVVVLDEPTSALDVSVQAQIVDLLRDLQRRHGLAYLFISHDLQVVRALAHEVIVMRAGRVVERGPAASVFGAPQTAYTQALLAAAFLSS; this is encoded by the coding sequence GTGGTTGAGCCGTTGCTGAGCATCCGTGACCTGCAGGTGGCCTTCGGCGATGCTGCACCGGCGGTGCGCGGGGTGGATCTGGAGATCGCCGCTGGTGAGACCGTCGGCCTGGTCGGGGAGAGCGGCTCGGGTAAGTCGGTGACCGCGCACTCGGTACTGCAGCTGCTGCCGTACCCGTGGGCGCGGCATCCGGCCGGCTCGATCCGCTTCCGCGGCCGCGAGCTGCTCGGCGCTCCTGAGCCGGTACTCCGCGAGCATCGCGGGGGGCGCATCGGCATGATCTTCCAGGAGCCGATGAGTTCGCTCAATCCGCTGCACACGGTGGAGAAGCAGATCCGCGAGACCCTGCTGGTCCATCGCGGTCTGGACCGGACGGCAGCCCGGCGTCGGGTGCTGACCCTGCTCGAGCAGGTCCAGCTTCCCGACCCGCAGCGGATGCTCACCGCCTACCCCCACCAGCTCTCCGGTGGACAGCGTCAGCGGGTGATGATCGCCATGGCCCTGGCCAACGAGCCCGATCTGCTCATTGCTGACGAACCCACCACGGCCCTGGATGTGACCGTTCAGTCGCAGATCCTGCGCCTGCTCGCCGACCTCCAGGCGCGGCTGGGCATGGCCCTGCTGTTCATCACCCACGACCTGGACGTGATCCGGCTGGTGGCCGATCGGGTCTGCGTCATGCGCCAGGGCGAGATCGTCGAGCGCGCCGAGGCAAAGCGCCTGTTCAGTCGTCCCGAGCACCCCTACACCCGGCAGTTGCTGGCTGCCCGGCCCGCCGGGGAGCCGGTGGCGGCCGACCCGCAGGCGCCCGCGCTCCTGCACGGCGAGGGCATCCGGGTGCACTTCCCGGTGCGCGGCGGCCTGCTGCGCCGACCGGTGGACTGGGTCCGTGCCGTGGATGGCATCGACATCACCCTGCGCGCCGGGCAGACGGTGGCGGTGGTGGGCGAGAGCGGTTCCGGCAAGTCGACCCTGGGGCTGGCGCTGCTTCGTCTGGAGCGCAGCCACGGCTCCATCCGTTTCCGCGGCGAGGAGCTACAAGGGCGCACGGCGCGGCAGCTGCGCCCCTACCGCAGCGCCCTGCAGATCGTCTTCCAGGACCCCTACGGCAGCCTCTCGCCGCGCATGTCGGTGGGCGACATCGTCGGCGAGGGGCTCGACCTCCACCATCCGCGCCTCGGTCGCGATGAGCGTAGGGCACGCATCGTGCGGGTGCTCGAAGAGGTCGGGCTCGACCCCGAGACCCGCCATCGCTACCCCCACGAGTTCTCCGGCGGGCAGCGTCAACGGATTGCCATTGCCCGGGCGCTCGTCCTCGAGCCGCAGGTGGTTGTTCTCGACGAGCCGACCTCAGCGCTGGATGTCTCGGTGCAGGCGCAGATCGTCGATCTGCTCCGCGATCTGCAGCGCCGCCATGGCCTGGCCTACCTCTTCATCAGCCACGACCTACAGGTGGTCCGCGCCCTGGCCCACGAGGTCATCGTCATGCGGGCCGGCCGGGTGGTCGAGCGCGGGCCGGCCGCATCGGTGTTCGGCGCGCCGCAAACGGCGTACACCCAGGCCCTCCTGGCTGCCGCCTTCCTCTCCAGCTGA
- a CDS encoding ABC transporter permease, whose product MGPSLSPINQRRLARFRANRRGWWALWIFVGLFVVSLFAELIANDRPLVVWFEGSLYFPVVESIPETEFGGELPTEAVYRDPHVQGLIDAGGWALWPPIRYSYDTVHYGLPEPAPAPPSAENWLGTDDMGRDVSARILYGFRISVVFALLLTVASSVIGVVVAALQGYFGGKTDLFGQRIVEIWSGLPALYIIIIASALIEPSFWWLLFILLLFQWVSLVGVVRAEVLRARNLEYVKAARALGAGHLRVLFRHVLPNAMVATLTFLPFIMNGSITTLTSLDFLGFGLPPGSPSLGELLQQGKDNLHAPWLGISAFLSLALLLSLLIFVGEAARDAFDPRKAQGGDRG is encoded by the coding sequence GTGGGTCCGTCCCTGTCGCCGATCAATCAGCGTCGCCTGGCCCGGTTCCGTGCCAACCGTCGCGGTTGGTGGGCACTGTGGATCTTTGTCGGGCTGTTTGTGGTCAGCCTGTTCGCCGAGCTCATCGCCAACGACCGGCCACTGGTGGTCTGGTTCGAGGGCAGCCTGTACTTCCCGGTGGTCGAGTCGATCCCGGAGACGGAGTTCGGCGGCGAGCTGCCCACGGAGGCGGTCTACCGGGACCCGCACGTGCAGGGGCTGATCGATGCCGGGGGCTGGGCGCTGTGGCCCCCCATCCGCTACAGCTACGATACCGTGCACTACGGCCTGCCGGAGCCAGCCCCGGCGCCGCCCTCGGCGGAGAACTGGCTGGGGACCGACGATATGGGTCGGGATGTGTCGGCGCGCATCCTCTACGGGTTCCGGATCTCGGTGGTCTTCGCACTGCTGCTGACCGTGGCCAGCTCGGTGATCGGCGTGGTGGTGGCCGCGCTGCAGGGGTATTTCGGCGGTAAGACGGATCTCTTTGGTCAGCGGATCGTCGAGATCTGGTCGGGCCTGCCGGCGCTCTACATCATCATCATCGCCTCGGCGCTGATCGAGCCCAGCTTCTGGTGGCTGCTGTTCATCCTGCTGCTGTTCCAGTGGGTCAGCCTGGTGGGGGTGGTGCGCGCCGAGGTGCTGCGTGCGCGGAATCTGGAGTACGTCAAGGCGGCCCGGGCGCTGGGGGCAGGGCACCTGCGGGTGCTGTTCCGCCATGTGCTGCCCAACGCCATGGTGGCCACGCTGACCTTCCTGCCGTTCATCATGAACGGCTCGATCACCACGCTGACCTCGCTGGACTTCCTCGGCTTCGGCCTCCCCCCGGGGTCGCCGTCGCTGGGGGAGCTGCTGCAGCAGGGCAAGGACAATCTGCACGCGCCCTGGCTGGGCATCTCGGCCTTTCTCAGCCTGGCGCTGTTGCTGTCGCTGCTGATCTTCGTCGGCGAGGCGGCCCGCGACGCCTTCGATCCGCGCAAGGCGCAGGGGGGCGACCGTGGTTGA
- a CDS encoding microcin C ABC transporter permease YejB produces the protein MPAYILRRLLLMIPTLLGIMVINFLIVQAAPGGPIERITAELAGTGVEATARVAGSGGEVGAAFGEAEGGYRGGHGMDPELLAELERQFGFDLPAHERFLTMMGNYLTLDFGDSFYRDQSVLELIAEALPVSISLGLWTLLLVYLISIPLGIRKAVRDGSPFDVWTSALVIIGYAVPGFLFAILLIILFAGGTYLDLFPLRGLVSEGWAELSWPMRILDYLHHIALPVLAMVIGGFAGLTMLTKNSFLEEIHKQYVVTARAKGVTERRVLYGHVFRNAMLIVIAGFPAAFVSTLFTGALLIEVIFSLEGLGLLGFEAAVDRDYPVMFGTLFIFTLLGLVLNLVGDLMYVAVDPRIDFETREV, from the coding sequence ATGCCGGCCTATATCCTGCGTCGCCTGCTGCTGATGATCCCGACCCTGCTCGGGATCATGGTCATCAACTTTTTGATTGTGCAGGCCGCCCCGGGCGGGCCCATCGAGCGGATCACCGCTGAGCTGGCCGGCACCGGGGTCGAGGCGACCGCCCGCGTGGCCGGCTCCGGCGGCGAGGTGGGGGCGGCCTTCGGCGAGGCCGAGGGTGGCTATCGCGGTGGTCACGGCATGGACCCAGAGCTGCTCGCCGAGCTGGAACGGCAGTTCGGTTTCGATCTGCCTGCCCACGAGCGGTTCCTGACCATGATGGGCAATTACCTGACCCTGGACTTCGGCGACAGCTTCTACCGGGATCAGTCGGTCCTCGAACTCATCGCCGAGGCGCTGCCGGTATCCATCTCCCTGGGGCTGTGGACCCTGTTGCTGGTCTATCTTATCTCCATCCCGCTGGGCATCCGCAAAGCGGTGCGCGACGGATCGCCCTTCGATGTCTGGACCTCGGCGCTGGTGATTATCGGTTATGCCGTGCCGGGGTTCCTGTTCGCCATCCTGTTGATCATCCTCTTTGCGGGGGGCACCTATCTCGACCTCTTCCCGCTGCGCGGACTGGTCTCCGAGGGGTGGGCGGAGCTCTCCTGGCCCATGCGCATCCTCGACTACCTGCACCACATCGCCTTGCCCGTGTTGGCCATGGTCATCGGCGGCTTTGCCGGGCTGACCATGCTCACCAAGAACTCCTTCCTTGAAGAGATCCACAAGCAGTACGTGGTGACCGCCCGTGCCAAGGGGGTCACCGAGCGCCGGGTGCTGTACGGCCACGTCTTCCGCAACGCCATGCTCATCGTTATCGCCGGCTTCCCGGCGGCCTTCGTCTCGACCCTGTTCACCGGTGCGCTGCTCATCGAGGTGATCTTCTCGCTGGAGGGGCTGGGGCTGCTCGGGTTCGAGGCGGCGGTGGACCGGGATTACCCGGTGATGTTCGGGACCCTGTTCATCTTCACCCTGCTCGGGCTGGTGCTGAACCTCGTCGGCGATCTGATGTACGTCGCCGTCGACCCGCGCATCGATTTCGAGACCCGGGAGGTCTGA
- a CDS encoding extracellular solute-binding protein: protein MAAVFLTVLLPLSAATGNEEDAPGVHGLALHGEPKYPPDFSHFDYVNPKAPKGGTVIREARGSYDSLNGYILRGTKPPGLGMVIDTLMVHADDEPFSVYGLIAERVEVAEDNAWVEFKLREEARFHDGEPITADDVVFSFEVLREHGHPRLRSYYRHVESAEAEGRHRVRFEFAHAGNPELPLIMGELPVLPQHYWEERDFSRTTMQPPLGSGPYRIAEARPGRSITYERVEDYWAEDLPVRRGRFNFDRLRYDFYRDATVALEAFRAGEFDLREEYTARHWATGYETSAQREGRMVLEEIEHSRPAGMQGFVFNTRRPVFEDREVRRALSYAFDFEWTNRQLFHSAYTRTASYFENSELAARGAPGEAEQAILAPFREELPEAVFEPYRPPVTDGSGWNRENLLKALRILKEAGWSVGDDGILRHRDSGRPLVFELLLVNPSFERVALPFVQNLRRIGVLARVRTVDTTQYQYRLDHFEFDMAVVVLPQSPSPGHEQAMYWSSEAADEPGSRNYAGVRDPVVDELVERLVSAEDRDELVHLTRALDRVLLAGHYVIPNWHTPVHRVAYWDKFGRPETAPKYGLGFDTWWVDPDKEQRLREANGPRSVR, encoded by the coding sequence ATGGCGGCGGTGTTCCTGACGGTTCTGCTCCCGCTCTCCGCCGCGACCGGCAACGAGGAGGACGCCCCGGGCGTCCACGGCCTGGCGTTGCACGGCGAGCCCAAATACCCGCCGGACTTCTCCCACTTCGACTACGTCAACCCGAAGGCCCCCAAGGGGGGTACGGTCATCCGCGAGGCGCGGGGGAGTTACGATAGCCTCAACGGCTACATCCTGCGCGGGACCAAACCGCCGGGTCTGGGGATGGTGATCGATACCCTGATGGTCCACGCCGATGATGAACCGTTTTCTGTCTACGGGCTGATCGCCGAACGCGTGGAGGTGGCCGAGGACAACGCCTGGGTCGAGTTCAAGCTGCGTGAGGAGGCCCGTTTCCACGACGGTGAACCGATCACCGCCGATGACGTGGTCTTCAGTTTCGAAGTGCTCCGTGAGCACGGGCACCCCAGGTTGCGCTCCTACTACCGCCACGTCGAGTCCGCCGAGGCCGAGGGTCGTCATCGGGTGCGTTTCGAGTTCGCCCACGCCGGCAATCCCGAATTGCCGCTGATCATGGGCGAGCTGCCGGTGCTGCCTCAGCATTACTGGGAGGAACGCGATTTCAGCCGGACCACCATGCAGCCGCCGTTGGGCAGTGGGCCCTACCGGATCGCCGAGGCCCGTCCCGGGCGCAGCATCACCTACGAGCGGGTGGAGGACTACTGGGCGGAAGACCTGCCCGTGCGTCGCGGGCGGTTCAATTTCGACCGCCTGCGCTACGACTTTTACCGAGACGCCACCGTTGCGCTGGAGGCCTTCCGCGCCGGGGAGTTCGATCTGCGCGAGGAGTATACTGCCCGCCACTGGGCCACCGGTTACGAGACCTCGGCGCAGCGCGAAGGACGCATGGTTCTCGAGGAGATCGAGCACAGCCGCCCGGCGGGGATGCAGGGGTTCGTCTTCAACACCCGTCGCCCGGTCTTCGAGGACCGCGAGGTGCGTCGGGCACTGAGCTACGCCTTCGACTTCGAGTGGACCAACCGCCAGCTGTTCCACTCGGCGTATACGCGTACGGCGAGCTACTTCGAAAACTCGGAGTTGGCAGCTCGCGGTGCACCGGGCGAGGCCGAGCAGGCGATCCTCGCCCCCTTCCGGGAGGAGCTCCCCGAGGCGGTCTTCGAGCCGTACCGGCCGCCGGTCACCGACGGCTCGGGCTGGAACCGCGAGAATCTGCTCAAGGCGCTCCGCATCCTCAAGGAGGCCGGCTGGTCGGTGGGGGACGACGGCATCCTGCGTCACCGGGACAGCGGTCGGCCGCTGGTCTTCGAGCTGCTCCTGGTCAACCCGAGCTTCGAGCGCGTGGCCCTGCCGTTCGTCCAGAACCTTCGGCGCATCGGAGTCCTGGCGCGGGTGCGCACGGTGGATACCACCCAGTACCAGTACCGGCTGGATCACTTCGAGTTCGATATGGCTGTGGTGGTGCTGCCGCAATCGCCCTCGCCGGGTCACGAGCAGGCCATGTACTGGAGTTCCGAGGCCGCTGACGAACCGGGCAGCCGGAACTACGCCGGGGTGCGGGACCCGGTGGTCGACGAACTGGTCGAACGCCTGGTCTCCGCTGAGGATCGCGATGAGCTGGTCCACCTGACCCGCGCCCTGGACCGCGTCCTACTCGCCGGCCACTACGTGATCCCCAACTGGCATACCCCGGTCCATCGGGTCGCCTACTGGGACAAGTTCGGGCGGCCGGAGACGGCCCCGAAGTACGGACTGGGGTTCGATACCTGGTGGGTCGACCCGGACAAGGAGCAACGGCTGCGCGAGGCCAACGGCCCGCGGTCGGTCCGATAG
- a CDS encoding enoyl-ACP reductase FabI, producing the protein MGFLQNKRILVVGVASDRSIAWGIAEAMHQQGAELAFTYQNEKLQDRVTKLAASVDSELVFPCDVSSDEQIESVFSELSKHWTDGIDGIVHAVAFAPREELAGSFVDNTTREGFRTSHEISAYSFVALARCGREMLRQRQGSLLTLTYLGGERALPNYNVMGAAKASLESTTRYMAADLGPEGIRVNAISAGPIRTLAASGIGSFKQMMNFNEQAAPLRKNVSTEEVGHVGAFLCSDLASGVTGEVVHVDGGFHCVALSGAEL; encoded by the coding sequence ATGGGATTCCTGCAGAACAAGCGCATCCTCGTCGTCGGTGTCGCCAGTGACCGCTCCATCGCCTGGGGCATCGCCGAGGCGATGCACCAGCAAGGCGCCGAACTCGCCTTCACCTATCAGAACGAAAAGCTCCAGGACCGGGTGACCAAGCTGGCCGCGTCGGTGGACAGCGAGCTGGTCTTCCCTTGCGATGTCAGCTCCGACGAGCAGATCGAGTCGGTCTTCTCTGAGCTTAGCAAGCACTGGACCGATGGCATCGACGGCATCGTCCACGCCGTGGCCTTCGCACCGCGCGAGGAGCTCGCCGGCTCGTTCGTGGACAACACCACGCGCGAGGGCTTCCGAACCTCCCACGAGATCTCGGCGTACAGCTTCGTGGCCCTGGCGCGCTGCGGGCGGGAGATGCTGCGCCAGCGTCAGGGGTCGTTGCTCACCCTGACCTACCTCGGCGGCGAGCGGGCCCTGCCCAACTACAACGTCATGGGTGCGGCGAAGGCCAGCCTGGAGTCGACCACCCGCTACATGGCCGCAGATCTGGGTCCGGAGGGCATCCGGGTCAACGCCATCTCGGCCGGGCCGATCCGGACGCTGGCGGCTTCGGGGATCGGCAGCTTCAAACAGATGATGAACTTCAACGAGCAGGCGGCGCCGTTGCGCAAGAACGTCTCCACCGAGGAGGTGGGGCACGTGGGCGCGTTCCTCTGCTCGGACCTGGCTTCGGGGGTTACCGGCGAGGTGGTGCACGTCGACGGCGGCTTCCACTGCGTCGCCCTGTCGGGCGCGGAGCTCTAA
- a CDS encoding peptidylprolyl isomerase has protein sequence MLQAIRDGIKGWIAWVIIGFIALPFIFMGGYEYFGGGQDDAVVARVDGEEIPRSQIDQAVERQRAQLREMFGGDLPDGAFDGAALRREALEQLIDEQLLHAYVGKQGLRVTDQEVAQTIRGQEIFHEGGQFSRARYQTLLERNRLTPEDYEGLVRRDLKADQFQQAVFASSISTPSQLERLVRLQDESRSFSYVEIDADRYTDEVSVDDAEVEAHYEAHTDDYMAPEAVRLEYVELGPLALRDQVDVDDETLQERYDERYGDDDDPPTFDDVREELLADSIREQYRTELIEAGDELGNIAFEQPDSLEPLVDTFGLEVRTSDWIDRDGGEGIGDLSEVVEEAFSEDVLEHGYNSDLIRVDEDRYLVVRLLEHREAEPKPLEEVADTIREQLRQERAADLARERAEELVARLRDGDSLDELAEELEVERFTVEDAYRDDRSHPEAVVREAFALEVDGYARVELDDGSAALLRLDGISRGDPEGLSAQERQQLQQQLQRMAGDSEVRALIRALRAEAEIEIARERL, from the coding sequence ATGCTTCAGGCGATTCGTGACGGCATCAAGGGCTGGATTGCGTGGGTCATCATCGGGTTCATCGCCCTGCCGTTCATCTTCATGGGTGGCTACGAGTACTTCGGTGGTGGCCAGGACGATGCAGTGGTCGCCCGCGTTGATGGCGAAGAAATCCCGCGCTCCCAGATCGATCAGGCCGTCGAGCGCCAACGCGCGCAGTTGCGCGAGATGTTTGGCGGCGACCTGCCGGATGGCGCCTTCGACGGCGCCGCGCTACGCCGCGAGGCCCTGGAGCAGCTGATTGACGAGCAGCTGTTGCACGCCTACGTGGGCAAGCAGGGGCTGCGGGTCACGGATCAGGAGGTGGCGCAGACCATCCGCGGCCAGGAGATCTTCCACGAGGGCGGGCAGTTTTCCCGGGCCCGATATCAGACCCTGCTCGAGCGCAACCGCCTCACGCCCGAGGACTACGAGGGGCTCGTCCGGCGGGATCTGAAGGCTGACCAGTTTCAGCAGGCGGTCTTCGCCAGCAGCATCAGCACCCCCTCGCAGCTCGAGCGGCTGGTACGTCTGCAGGATGAGTCGCGCAGCTTTAGCTATGTGGAGATCGACGCCGACCGGTACACCGACGAGGTCAGCGTCGACGACGCCGAGGTCGAGGCCCATTACGAGGCCCACACCGATGACTACATGGCCCCGGAGGCGGTGCGTCTCGAGTATGTCGAGCTCGGGCCGCTGGCCCTGCGGGATCAGGTCGACGTCGACGACGAGACGCTGCAGGAGCGCTACGACGAGCGCTACGGCGACGACGATGACCCGCCAACGTTCGATGACGTCCGCGAGGAGCTGTTGGCCGACTCTATCCGTGAGCAGTACCGCACGGAGCTGATCGAGGCCGGCGACGAGCTCGGCAACATCGCCTTCGAGCAACCCGACAGCCTGGAGCCGCTTGTCGACACCTTCGGGCTGGAGGTCCGCACCAGTGACTGGATCGACCGCGACGGCGGCGAAGGGATTGGCGATCTCTCCGAGGTGGTGGAGGAGGCCTTCAGCGAGGACGTGCTCGAGCACGGTTACAACAGCGACCTGATCCGCGTCGACGAGGATCGTTACCTGGTGGTCCGGCTGCTTGAGCACCGCGAGGCGGAGCCGAAGCCGCTGGAAGAGGTGGCGGATACCATCCGCGAGCAGCTTCGGCAGGAGCGCGCTGCCGACCTCGCCCGGGAACGGGCCGAGGAGCTGGTCGCTCGGCTGCGCGACGGCGACTCTCTGGATGAGCTGGCCGAGGAGCTGGAGGTCGAGCGCTTCACTGTGGAAGACGCCTACCGGGACGATCGCAGCCACCCGGAGGCCGTGGTGCGTGAGGCCTTTGCCCTGGAGGTGGACGGCTACGCCCGGGTGGAGCTGGATGACGGCTCCGCGGCGCTGCTCCGCCTGGATGGGATCAGCCGCGGCGATCCGGAAGGGCTTTCGGCCCAGGAGCGGCAGCAGTTGCAGCAGCAGCTCCAGCGCATGGCGGGCGACTCGGAGGTGCGGGCGCTGATCCGCGCGTTGCGCGCCGAGGCGGAGATCGAGATCGCCCGCGAGCGCCTCTAG
- a CDS encoding HU family DNA-binding protein produces MNKSELIEAVADSADLSKAAAARAVDAMVESVTDALREGDQVTLVGFGTFTVRERAARTGRNPRTGESIDIPASKVPGFKPGKALKDAIN; encoded by the coding sequence ATGAACAAGAGTGAGCTCATCGAGGCGGTAGCCGACTCCGCGGATCTTTCCAAAGCCGCTGCCGCGCGCGCCGTCGACGCGATGGTCGAGTCCGTCACTGACGCCCTGCGCGAGGGCGACCAGGTCACGCTGGTCGGGTTCGGCACCTTCACCGTCCGCGAGCGGGCCGCCCGCACCGGTCGGAACCCGCGCACCGGCGAGAGCATCGACATCCCGGCGTCAAAAGTACCGGGCTTCAAGCCTGGCAAGGCGCTCAAGGATGCGATAAACTAA